From Halobacterium sp. R2-5, the proteins below share one genomic window:
- a CDS encoding O-acetylhomoserine aminocarboxypropyltransferase/cysteine synthase family protein, with translation MTDASGGRHTRSVHAGQDPDETGARAPPIYQTTSYVFPDADDAADRYALESEADVYSRISNPTVSTLEDRLASLEGGVGAVATNAGMGAIDGITTVLAEAGRNVVASEDMYGGTGTYFSHIAGKRGVDTRTVDALDPAAVEDAIDEDTAFVHVETIANPSLVTPDFEAIADVAHDHAVPLVVDNTFATPHLCRPIEHGADVVWESTTKWLHGAGTTLGGVVVDGGTFPWDHADADFPELSGENPAYGFDFTERFGDRALAAAVRQRAVRATGTGQGPFDAWQTMQGVETLPLRMDRHCENAAALADFLADHPDVAWVSYPGHDDHPTHDAASEYLNDGYGGMLTFGPEGGFDAAKAVCEGVELASFAANVGDAKTLVIHPASTTHAQLSEDEQRAAGVRPDMIRVSVGIEDTEDVLADFERALGEAH, from the coding sequence ATGACCGACGCGAGCGGCGGGCGCCACACCCGCAGCGTCCACGCGGGACAGGACCCCGACGAGACAGGGGCGCGCGCCCCGCCCATCTACCAGACCACGTCGTACGTCTTCCCCGACGCCGACGACGCGGCCGACAGGTACGCCCTGGAGTCGGAGGCCGACGTCTACTCGCGCATCTCCAACCCCACCGTCTCGACGCTGGAGGACCGCCTCGCCAGCCTCGAGGGCGGCGTCGGCGCCGTCGCCACGAACGCCGGCATGGGCGCCATCGACGGCATCACCACCGTCCTCGCGGAAGCCGGCCGGAACGTCGTCGCCAGCGAGGACATGTACGGCGGCACCGGCACGTACTTCTCGCACATCGCGGGCAAGCGCGGCGTCGACACCCGGACCGTCGACGCCCTCGACCCCGCAGCGGTCGAGGACGCAATCGACGAGGACACCGCGTTCGTCCACGTCGAGACCATCGCGAACCCGTCGCTCGTCACGCCCGACTTCGAAGCCATCGCGGACGTCGCCCACGACCACGCCGTCCCGCTCGTCGTGGACAACACATTCGCCACCCCGCACCTCTGCCGGCCCATCGAGCACGGCGCGGACGTCGTCTGGGAGTCCACCACGAAGTGGCTCCACGGCGCCGGCACCACGCTGGGCGGCGTCGTCGTGGACGGCGGGACGTTCCCGTGGGACCACGCGGACGCCGACTTCCCCGAGCTGTCGGGCGAGAACCCCGCGTACGGCTTCGACTTCACGGAGCGCTTCGGCGACCGCGCGCTCGCCGCGGCCGTCCGCCAGCGCGCCGTCCGCGCCACCGGCACCGGGCAGGGCCCCTTCGACGCGTGGCAGACGATGCAGGGCGTCGAGACCCTCCCGTTGCGGATGGACCGCCACTGCGAGAACGCCGCCGCGCTCGCCGACTTCCTCGCGGACCACCCGGACGTCGCGTGGGTCTCCTACCCCGGGCACGACGACCACCCCACGCACGATGCTGCGAGCGAATATCTGAATGACGGGTACGGCGGGATGCTCACGTTCGGCCCCGAGGGCGGTTTCGACGCCGCGAAGGCCGTCTGCGAGGGCGTCGAGCTCGCGTCGTTCGCGGCGAACGTCGGGGACGCGAAGACGCTCGTCATCCACCCCGCGAGCACCACGCACGCCCAGCTCTCCGAGGACGAGCAGCGCGCGGCCGGCGTCCGCCCCGACATGATTCGCGTCTCCGTCGGCATCGAGGACACCGAGGACGTGCTCGCGGACTTCGAGCGCGCGCTCGGGGAGGCGCACTGA
- a CDS encoding MFS transporter gives MVRRERAALASVVFAVLFAQVLLYPGVETLAETFGAADPATGSRWFLAAEFAAFVAFAGVWGVASDRAGRRVPFIAAGAFGGSLGYAALVVLDVEFGVALALRVLQGAATIGAFSLSMTMLMDLSPDHGKDMGAAGIAIGSGTALGAPVGGRLTELDPMLPLVAGGVALAVAGVAALFVPDRAPGGHGDSLREGLRVLSERPELGVPFAFGFIDRFTAGFFALVGTLYFGNVFGLDPGAVGLTLALFFAPFALLQYPFGRLSDRVGRTVPIAAGSATYGLVVVGIGLAPHVRLAQGGMVLVGVLGALMSPATMALVTDLAGDDERGVSMAGFNAAGSLGFLTGIVGGGWVAEQYDFTTAFVLAGGAELALAALALPALLRLD, from the coding sequence ATGGTCCGACGCGAACGCGCGGCGCTCGCGAGCGTCGTGTTCGCGGTGCTGTTCGCGCAAGTCCTCCTCTACCCCGGCGTCGAGACGCTCGCCGAGACGTTCGGCGCCGCCGACCCCGCGACAGGTAGCCGGTGGTTCCTCGCCGCCGAGTTCGCCGCGTTCGTCGCGTTCGCCGGCGTCTGGGGCGTCGCCAGCGACCGCGCCGGCCGCCGCGTCCCGTTCATCGCCGCGGGCGCGTTCGGCGGCAGCCTCGGGTACGCCGCGCTCGTCGTCCTCGACGTCGAGTTCGGCGTCGCGCTCGCGCTCCGCGTCCTCCAGGGCGCCGCCACCATCGGCGCGTTCTCCCTCTCGATGACGATGCTGATGGACCTCTCGCCCGACCACGGCAAGGACATGGGCGCCGCCGGCATCGCCATCGGGTCCGGCACCGCGCTCGGCGCGCCCGTCGGCGGCCGGCTCACCGAACTCGACCCCATGCTCCCGCTCGTCGCCGGCGGCGTCGCGCTCGCCGTCGCCGGCGTCGCCGCGCTCTTCGTCCCCGACCGCGCCCCCGGCGGCCACGGCGACTCTCTCCGGGAGGGGCTGCGCGTGCTCTCCGAGCGCCCCGAACTCGGCGTCCCGTTCGCGTTCGGGTTCATCGACCGCTTCACCGCCGGCTTCTTCGCGCTCGTCGGCACGCTGTACTTCGGGAACGTCTTCGGCCTCGACCCCGGCGCGGTCGGCCTCACGCTCGCGCTGTTCTTCGCGCCGTTCGCGCTCCTCCAGTACCCCTTCGGCCGGCTCTCCGACCGCGTCGGCCGCACGGTCCCCATCGCCGCCGGCTCCGCGACCTACGGCCTCGTCGTCGTCGGCATCGGCCTCGCGCCCCACGTCCGCCTCGCGCAGGGCGGCATGGTCCTCGTCGGCGTCCTCGGCGCGCTCATGTCCCCCGCGACGATGGCGCTCGTCACCGACCTCGCGGGCGACGACGAGCGCGGCGTCAGCATGGCCGGCTTCAACGCCGCCGGCTCGCTGGGCTTTCTGACCGGGATTGTGGGCGGCGGCTGGGTCGCCGAGCAGTACGACTTCACCACCGCGTTCGTGCTCGCGGGCGGTGCCGAACTCGCGCTCGCGGCGCTCGCGCTCCCCGCGCTCCTCCGGCTCGACTAG
- the ligA gene encoding NAD-dependent DNA ligase LigA, whose translation MADADALDDAPDDNPYVCDPDVDFAPVADLDAEYAERQARLLREAVRYHDYRYYVENDPVVSDYAYDRLFERLQELEGEFGLQTEDSPTRRVGGEPLKELGTVEHVAPMLSIDSSGDEADVREFAERVQREVGATQFVCEPKFDGLSVEVVYEDGRYVRAATRGDGETGEDVTENVRTIESVPQRLRGDPPEFLVVRGEVYIPREAFQAYNAERVERGDEPFANPRNAAAGTLRQLDPRITAERPLDCFFYEVLAAGESEEAVDADASRGGLDAGIETHWAEHETLPEWGLKVNERSERVESIEDAIAYRHALGEDREELDYEIDGVVLKVDDRRACAELGVTARHYRWAFAYKFPPRAEVTRVTDVVVQVGRTGRLTPVALLEPVEVGGVTVSRASLHNQEEIAAKGVGVGDEVRVQRAGDVIPYVEEVVESHSEGHFEMPEECPRCGSDVEYDGPIAFCTGGLACPAQLVRAVGYFADVLDVEGIGEEAARQLVTEGLVENDVADLYDLSVDELAELEGWGERSAENVRAELADARHPPLGEFLAAIGIPEVGPTVARDLAAEFGALDALLNADETDLQEVSGVGEVVAEHVREFLGNERNRRVIERLRDEDRLGEPQSPEDVGGDELADLTVVFTGSVEGWTRGDLQDLVERHGADATSSVSGNTDYLVVGENPGTSKRGDADEHDVPELSPGEFFELLDERGVDAEQ comes from the coding sequence ATGGCAGACGCGGACGCCCTCGACGACGCGCCCGACGACAATCCCTACGTGTGCGACCCGGACGTGGACTTCGCACCCGTAGCGGACCTCGACGCCGAGTACGCGGAGCGACAGGCGAGGCTGCTCCGGGAGGCCGTCCGCTACCACGACTACCGGTACTACGTCGAGAACGACCCCGTGGTCTCGGACTACGCCTACGACCGGCTGTTCGAGCGCCTCCAAGAACTGGAGGGGGAGTTCGGCCTCCAGACCGAGGACAGCCCGACGCGGCGCGTCGGCGGCGAGCCGCTCAAAGAGCTCGGCACCGTCGAGCACGTCGCGCCGATGCTGTCCATCGACTCAAGCGGCGACGAGGCCGACGTCCGGGAGTTCGCAGAGCGCGTCCAGCGCGAGGTCGGGGCGACGCAGTTCGTCTGCGAGCCGAAGTTCGACGGGCTCTCCGTGGAAGTGGTCTACGAGGACGGCCGGTACGTGCGCGCGGCGACCCGCGGCGACGGCGAGACCGGCGAGGACGTCACGGAGAACGTCCGCACCATCGAGAGCGTCCCGCAGCGCCTGCGCGGCGACCCGCCCGAATTCCTGGTCGTCCGCGGCGAGGTGTACATCCCCCGCGAGGCGTTCCAGGCGTACAACGCCGAGCGCGTCGAGCGCGGCGACGAGCCGTTCGCGAACCCGCGGAACGCCGCCGCCGGCACGCTGCGCCAACTCGACCCGAGAATCACCGCAGAGCGCCCGCTTGACTGCTTCTTCTACGAGGTGCTGGCCGCGGGTGAGTCCGAGGAGGCCGTGGACGCGGACGCCTCCCGCGGCGGCCTCGACGCCGGCATCGAGACCCACTGGGCGGAACACGAGACGCTCCCCGAGTGGGGGCTGAAGGTCAACGAGCGCAGCGAGCGCGTCGAGAGCATCGAGGACGCAATCGCGTACCGGCACGCGCTCGGCGAGGACCGCGAGGAACTAGACTACGAGATCGACGGCGTCGTCCTGAAAGTCGACGACCGGCGGGCGTGCGCGGAACTCGGCGTCACGGCCAGACACTACCGCTGGGCGTTCGCGTACAAGTTCCCGCCGCGCGCGGAGGTCACACGGGTCACGGACGTCGTCGTGCAGGTCGGGCGGACCGGCCGGCTCACACCGGTCGCGCTGCTCGAACCCGTCGAGGTCGGCGGCGTCACGGTGTCGCGCGCGAGCCTCCACAATCAGGAGGAGATAGCCGCGAAGGGCGTCGGCGTCGGCGACGAGGTGCGCGTCCAGCGCGCCGGCGACGTCATCCCGTACGTCGAGGAGGTCGTCGAATCGCACTCCGAGGGCCACTTCGAGATGCCCGAGGAGTGCCCGCGCTGCGGGAGCGACGTGGAGTACGACGGCCCCATCGCGTTCTGCACGGGCGGGCTGGCGTGTCCCGCCCAGTTGGTGCGCGCGGTCGGCTACTTCGCGGACGTGCTCGACGTCGAGGGCATCGGCGAGGAGGCCGCCCGGCAGCTCGTGACGGAGGGACTCGTCGAGAACGACGTCGCGGACCTCTACGACCTCTCGGTCGACGAACTCGCGGAACTGGAGGGGTGGGGCGAGCGCAGCGCCGAGAACGTCCGCGCGGAACTGGCGGACGCCCGCCACCCGCCGCTGGGCGAGTTCCTCGCGGCCATCGGCATCCCCGAGGTCGGACCGACGGTGGCGCGCGACCTCGCCGCGGAGTTCGGGGCGCTGGACGCACTGCTGAACGCCGACGAGACCGACCTGCAGGAAGTGTCGGGCGTCGGTGAGGTCGTCGCCGAGCACGTCCGGGAGTTCCTCGGTAACGAGCGCAACCGCCGCGTCATCGAACGCCTGCGCGACGAGGACCGCCTCGGCGAGCCGCAGTCCCCCGAGGACGTCGGCGGCGACGAGCTCGCGGACCTCACGGTGGTGTTCACGGGCAGCGTCGAAGGGTGGACGCGCGGCGACCTCCAGGATCTCGTGGAGCGCCACGGCGCCGACGCCACCTCTTCGGTCTCCGGGAACACCGACTACCTCGTCGTCGGCGAGAACCCGGGTACGAGCAAGCGCGGCGACGCCGACGAGCACGACGTGCCGGAGCTCTCGCCCGGGGAGTTCTTCGAGCTGCTGGACGAGCGCGGGGTCGACGCCGAACAGTAG
- a CDS encoding cold shock domain-containing protein, with the protein MAEGKVDFFNQTGGYGFIATEDEDDDVFFHMEDVGGEDLTEGTELEFDIEQAPKGPRAKNVIRA; encoded by the coding sequence ATGGCAGAAGGCAAGGTTGACTTCTTCAACCAGACTGGCGGCTACGGTTTCATCGCGACTGAGGACGAGGACGACGACGTGTTCTTCCACATGGAAGACGTGGGCGGCGAGGACCTCACCGAGGGGACCGAACTCGAATTCGACATCGAACAGGCTCCCAAGGGTCCCCGCGCGAAGAACGTTATTCGCGCGTAA
- a CDS encoding DNA-directed DNA polymerase II small subunit: MPREPPVRVVRELTSRGYNAEREAVTLLAGAPDPTAAVERAVDTAPDDALTLTTEHVRGVLDDSDDEPPTENGTPADAPSEDATDGGTAAAAKTAEPDPPTSTESTPPDPGQTPSSSGGGDDEIQTKRTTSPVETKGVETAGEDTGSTASDSDANGSRSADRDTDQRSVEIEGDVTGESTGTGEYADFVATFRDRYDRLSKKLRGRVNHRPTDALDSMPGGSEAAVVGMVNDIRSTASGHWLVEVEDTNGVFPTLVMKDREIAAHVDELLTDEVIAVEGTISDDGGILFADDLHFPDIPRTHRPSTADRHVQAALVSDVHVGSQEFAADAWDAFADWLHTEEAEAVEYLLVAGDMVEGVGVYPDQDEELDIVDIYEQYETFAEHLKDIPGDLDIVMIPGNHDAVRLAEPQPAFDEELRSIMSAHDARFTGNPSTVTLEGVDILMYHGVSIDEIIAENPDEAVSYDAPHKAMEQLLKKRHVAPQFGGRTRLAPEKEDYLVVDDAPDVFHTGHVHKLGVGGYHNVRLVNSGCWQHQTEFQKSVNIDPDVATAPILDLDTLDVTVRKFA, translated from the coding sequence GTGCCACGAGAACCCCCGGTCCGGGTCGTCCGCGAGCTCACCAGCCGGGGGTACAACGCGGAGCGCGAGGCCGTGACGCTGCTCGCGGGCGCTCCCGACCCGACCGCGGCGGTCGAGCGCGCGGTCGACACCGCGCCCGACGACGCCCTGACGCTGACCACCGAGCACGTCCGCGGCGTCCTCGACGATAGCGACGACGAACCGCCGACCGAGAACGGTACGCCCGCCGACGCACCGAGCGAGGACGCGACCGACGGCGGGACTGCGGCAGCCGCGAAGACGGCCGAACCGGACCCACCGACGTCCACGGAATCGACCCCGCCGGACCCCGGACAGACCCCCTCTTCGTCTGGAGGCGGAGACGATGAGATACAGACGAAACGAACGACGTCTCCAGTCGAAACGAAGGGGGTAGAGACGGCTGGCGAAGATACCGGCTCGACCGCTTCGGACAGCGACGCCAACGGGAGCCGAAGCGCCGACCGCGACACGGACCAGCGGAGCGTCGAAATCGAGGGCGACGTCACCGGCGAGTCCACCGGAACGGGGGAGTACGCGGACTTCGTCGCGACGTTCCGCGACCGCTACGACCGCCTCTCGAAGAAGCTCCGCGGGCGCGTCAACCACCGGCCGACGGACGCCCTCGACTCGATGCCCGGCGGCAGCGAGGCCGCGGTCGTCGGCATGGTCAACGACATCCGGTCGACCGCCAGCGGCCACTGGCTCGTCGAGGTCGAGGACACGAACGGCGTCTTCCCGACGCTCGTGATGAAAGACCGCGAGATCGCCGCCCACGTCGACGAACTGCTCACGGACGAGGTCATCGCCGTCGAGGGGACCATCTCCGACGACGGCGGCATCCTGTTCGCGGACGACCTCCACTTCCCGGACATCCCGCGCACGCACCGGCCGTCCACCGCGGACCGCCACGTGCAGGCCGCGCTCGTCTCCGACGTCCACGTCGGCAGCCAGGAGTTCGCCGCCGACGCCTGGGACGCGTTCGCCGACTGGCTCCACACCGAGGAAGCCGAAGCCGTCGAGTACCTCCTCGTCGCGGGCGACATGGTCGAAGGCGTCGGCGTCTACCCCGACCAGGACGAGGAACTCGACATCGTCGACATCTACGAGCAGTACGAGACGTTCGCGGAGCACCTCAAGGACATCCCCGGCGACCTCGACATCGTGATGATCCCCGGGAACCACGACGCCGTCCGCCTCGCCGAACCCCAGCCCGCCTTCGACGAGGAGCTCCGGTCGATCATGAGCGCCCACGACGCCCGCTTCACGGGCAACCCCTCCACGGTCACCCTCGAAGGCGTCGACATCCTCATGTACCACGGCGTCTCGATCGACGAAATCATCGCCGAGAACCCCGACGAAGCCGTCTCCTACGACGCCCCCCACAAGGCGATGGAGCAACTCCTCAAGAAACGCCACGTCGCCCCGCAGTTCGGCGGCCGCACCCGCCTCGCCCCCGAGAAAGAGGACTACCTCGTCGTCGACGACGCCCCCGACGTCTTCCACACCGGCCACGTCCACAAACTCGGCGTCGGCGGCTACCACAACGTCCGCCTCGTGAACTCGGGCTGCTGGCAGCACCAGACCGAATTCCAGAAATCCGTCAACATCGACCCCGACGTCGCCACCGCTCCGATTCTCGACCTCGACACGCTCGACGTGACGGTCCGCAAATTCGCGTAA
- a CDS encoding S26 family signal peptidase — MTNGDDVPDPRGGPRDAVVWFLRTDNGAVLFVREAGSSALTVAMVGLLLFAVSGVWPPLVAVESGSMQPNMERGDLVFVMEEQRFAPEYATGDTGVVTREVAAEHDYRQFGGTGDVVVYQPYGSAAQTPVIHRVHFWVEDGENWYSKADPEYVDADGCEELRNCPAPHAGFITKGDNAVTNDYYDQTRGISSPVKPAWVKGTAEYRIPYLGWVRLTFAGTATPVSAVEGSSASTNGTSAALSPVT, encoded by the coding sequence ATGACCAACGGCGACGACGTGCCCGACCCGCGGGGCGGCCCGCGGGACGCGGTCGTCTGGTTCCTCCGCACCGACAACGGCGCCGTGCTGTTCGTCCGCGAGGCCGGCAGCAGCGCGCTCACCGTCGCCATGGTCGGCCTGCTGCTGTTCGCGGTCAGCGGCGTCTGGCCGCCGCTGGTCGCCGTCGAGAGCGGCAGCATGCAGCCGAACATGGAGCGCGGCGACCTCGTCTTCGTCATGGAAGAGCAGCGGTTCGCCCCCGAGTACGCGACCGGGGACACCGGCGTCGTCACGCGAGAAGTGGCCGCCGAGCACGACTACCGGCAGTTCGGCGGGACCGGGGACGTCGTCGTCTACCAGCCGTACGGCAGCGCCGCCCAGACGCCCGTGATACACCGCGTGCACTTCTGGGTCGAGGACGGCGAGAACTGGTACTCGAAGGCCGACCCCGAGTACGTCGACGCCGACGGCTGCGAGGAGCTCCGGAACTGCCCCGCTCCCCACGCCGGCTTCATCACGAAGGGCGACAACGCCGTCACGAACGACTACTACGACCAGACGCGAGGCATCTCCAGTCCCGTCAAGCCAGCGTGGGTGAAGGGGACCGCGGAGTACCGCATCCCGTACCTCGGCTGGGTGCGGCTGACGTTCGCCGGCACGGCGACGCCTGTCTCCGCTGTCGAGGGGTCGAGTGCGTCGACGAACGGGACGAGCGCCGCGCTGTCACCGGTCACGTAG
- a CDS encoding helix-turn-helix domain-containing protein, with the protein MRAPLGTDDAPELQAVLDALDDEGCRRIIEALDDSKTAKDLSDECDIPLSTTYRKLELLTDAALLEERAVLQPDGHHTTEYDLVFEEVVIQLDEERKLDVGVTRPAESTDERLETLWAEVSKET; encoded by the coding sequence ATGCGTGCTCCGCTCGGGACAGACGACGCGCCCGAACTCCAGGCCGTCCTCGACGCCCTGGACGACGAGGGATGCAGACGCATCATCGAGGCGCTCGACGACTCGAAGACCGCGAAGGACCTCTCCGACGAGTGCGACATCCCGCTGTCCACGACCTACCGGAAGCTCGAACTCCTCACGGACGCCGCCCTCCTGGAGGAGCGGGCGGTCCTCCAGCCGGACGGCCACCACACGACGGAGTACGACCTCGTCTTCGAGGAGGTCGTCATCCAACTGGACGAGGAGCGAAAGCTCGACGTCGGCGTCACGCGGCCGGCAGAGTCGACTGACGAGCGCCTCGAGACGCTCTGGGCGGAGGTGAGCAAGGAAACATGA
- a CDS encoding DoxX family protein gives MSYDAATPLRNEVSFELSGPWAAYWVAMLRVITGWWFFHSGLGKLLDSGLSYSYGAVYLQGMDGTVLGPVATWMGSTFPTLIGALVPLGETAIGLGLMFGVLVRLASFFGVFFMSLFWVGNAGFGHGLVNSDLMGLLLFVTMIVLAAGRYYGLDAIIERTEFVQNRPRLKYLLG, from the coding sequence ATGTCATACGACGCGGCAACCCCCTTGAGGAACGAAGTCAGCTTCGAACTCTCGGGGCCGTGGGCGGCGTACTGGGTCGCGATGCTCCGCGTAATCACGGGGTGGTGGTTCTTCCACTCCGGGCTCGGGAAGCTGCTGGACAGCGGGCTGAGTTACTCGTACGGGGCGGTGTACCTGCAGGGGATGGACGGCACGGTGCTCGGCCCGGTGGCGACGTGGATGGGGTCGACGTTCCCGACGCTCATCGGGGCGCTGGTTCCCCTCGGCGAGACGGCCATCGGCCTCGGGCTCATGTTCGGCGTGCTCGTCAGGCTCGCGTCGTTCTTCGGCGTGTTCTTCATGAGCCTGTTCTGGGTCGGGAACGCCGGATTCGGCCACGGGCTCGTCAACAGCGACCTGATGGGGCTGCTGCTGTTCGTGACGATGATCGTGTTGGCCGCGGGTCGCTACTACGGCCTCGACGCCATCATCGAGCGCACCGAATTCGTCCAGAACCGACCGCGGCTCAAGTACCTACTCGGCTAG